A window of Hydrogenobacter sp. contains these coding sequences:
- a CDS encoding GspE/PulE family protein, translated as MDSAVGGYINHEFLSANGIAPLEEGKDYVKFACLKEDAYLREILQRTLGKRVIFQVVDEEKMKSLLEDPVSIGLELEALAEDALDERKLENIAEEAPIVKFVNDTIKDAILRSATDIHIEQFENSVVVRYRIDGILYTIREYPKYIAPPVISRIKILSRLNIAEKRLPQDGKFSYSLNGQDYDIRVSTVPSVHGEGAVLRILKRGEINLSLHTLGFKERDVNTLLSFIKKPYGMILVTGPTGSGKTTTLYACMKEINTGEKKIITVEDPVEYNLRGVVQIQVMPKIGLTFANALRNILRQDPDVIMIGEIRDLETASIAVQASLTGHLVLATLHTNDSASAFTRLIDMGVEEFLLASAVVGVLSQRLVRKVCPYCMYEYQPAPFEEEILKLNGVEKPQKLYRGRGCEKCNNTGYSGRTVIGEVLNVTEGIRSLIVKKADAGKIREQAVREGMIPLLKDGLLKAVEGTTTVEEILRVYRD; from the coding sequence ATGGATAGTGCGGTAGGTGGGTATATAAACCACGAGTTTTTGAGTGCTAACGGAATAGCACCTTTGGAAGAAGGTAAAGACTATGTGAAGTTTGCCTGTCTTAAGGAAGACGCATATCTCAGAGAGATCTTGCAAAGGACTTTGGGTAAGAGAGTGATCTTTCAAGTGGTAGATGAAGAAAAAATGAAGAGCCTACTGGAGGATCCAGTAAGTATAGGTTTGGAGCTTGAAGCTCTTGCGGAGGATGCTTTAGATGAAAGAAAACTGGAAAACATAGCCGAAGAGGCACCCATAGTTAAGTTTGTGAATGATACTATAAAGGATGCCATACTCAGGTCGGCAACAGATATACACATAGAACAGTTTGAAAACAGCGTAGTGGTCAGGTATAGAATAGACGGCATCCTCTATACCATAAGGGAGTATCCTAAGTATATAGCTCCTCCGGTTATATCCAGGATAAAGATACTTTCAAGGCTCAACATAGCGGAAAAGAGATTGCCTCAAGATGGAAAGTTCTCATACTCTTTGAACGGTCAAGACTACGATATTAGGGTTTCCACGGTGCCTTCTGTTCATGGTGAAGGTGCGGTACTGAGAATACTAAAGAGAGGGGAGATAAACCTCAGTCTGCACACTCTCGGATTTAAGGAAAGGGATGTTAATACGCTTCTATCCTTTATAAAAAAGCCTTACGGTATGATACTGGTAACTGGTCCTACAGGATCTGGTAAAACCACCACCTTATATGCGTGTATGAAGGAAATAAATACGGGTGAAAAGAAGATAATAACCGTTGAAGACCCTGTGGAATACAATCTCAGAGGCGTGGTACAAATACAGGTTATGCCTAAGATAGGTCTCACTTTTGCCAATGCGCTGAGAAACATACTCCGGCAAGATCCTGATGTGATTATGATAGGTGAGATAAGAGATCTGGAAACAGCAAGCATAGCGGTTCAGGCATCTCTTACGGGACACCTTGTTCTTGCAACCCTCCATACTAACGATTCTGCGAGCGCTTTTACCAGACTCATAGATATGGGCGTCGAGGAGTTCTTATTAGCATCGGCTGTTGTAGGGGTTCTTTCTCAGAGGCTCGTAAGAAAGGTATGCCCTTACTGTATGTACGAGTACCAGCCTGCACCCTTTGAAGAAGAGATATTGAAGCTGAACGGTGTAGAGAAACCGCAAAAGCTATATAGGGGAAGGGGATGTGAGAAGTGCAATAATACAGGTTATTCAGGAAGAACTGTTATAGGTGAGGTCTTGAATGTTACGGAAGGTATAAGAAGTCTAATAGTTAAAAAAGCGGATGCTGGTAAGATAAGAGAGCAGGCTGTGAGGGAAGGGATGATACCCCTATTGAAGGATGGGCTTTTAAAGGCTGTTGAAGGCACAACAACTGTTGAAGAAATACTGAGGGTTTATAGGGACTGA